ATCATTGAGCGCATCAAAAACCCGGAAAATGTCCATGCCGTTATCGCAGGCTCGCTGGATAAATGCTTCTACTACATCGTCCGCATAATTCCTGTAGCCGACAACATTCTGACCTCGCAGCAACATAGAAAAAGGTGTTTTCTTGATATACTTCTTAAGCGTTCTGATCCTTTCCCACGGATCTTCATTTAAAAATCTGTGCATCGTATCAAAAGTCGCTCCACCCCAGGTTTCCAGCGAGTAGAAGCCAATCTCATCCATTTGTTCAGCAACCGGGATCATATCTTCAGTTCTGCCGCGGGTTGCAAAAAGCGACTGATGGCCGTCTCTAAAACTCAAATCCTGAATTTTTATTGGATTTTCCGCTTTCGGACGATCAATATCATAATTCATTTTGGTCATTTCCAATACACCGTGTTTATCGAATCTCATTTATTCCTCCGTTATTTTACTTTTCTTTTTTTTCTTCTTCTTTTAAATAATTGGCTATTTCTTCCTTTAAATCGCTGATGTTCATATTAAAACTTTACCTTTTTTAAGAATATATTTTGTAAACCTGTTTGGAGGTGATAAAGGAATCAAATCGATGGAGATATTCAATTCATCTTCAATTCTGGCAGCAAGTTCATATATTCTCCAATCATGAATACCATCGCAGGCAAGATCGATATCATTTGCTTCGATATCATCATTTAGAAAGCTTCCGAACAATATTAAGCGGGAGACATTATATTGTTTTGCCAGGAAAATTATCTTGTTTAGCTTTTTTCTTTTATTTAGCATCATCGTTAATTTTACTTGTTTTTTCTTTAATGTAAGAAGTAACTTCTTTTATAAATCTTTTAGCATCTTCATAACTTTTGATCACATTTTCTTTCACTGGTTTCGTAAAAATCGTGTAATCACTTTCTTGTCGATTTGCATAGGATACTTTATATATTTGATACATTTCTTTATCAAAAATTGGATTCTCATAAATAAATTTCTTGTTAAACCAACCCATCAGTTGTGAATGTTTGGAAGTAATAAAATTCTCTAAATAACCTAAAGCCATAACAGAATAAAAAATTGCATAATAAATTCTATTCAGAGAATTGTTTAACCTATCATTGTTAATATTTATTTTCGCATCAATTAATGCTTCTTTCGATTTGTTGAGAAAATTATCAATGAATATCTTTTTGTTTAGAGTCATAATAAATCCCTTTTGTTGTAACTTCTTCGAAGAAAAATGGATTATATTCAAATTCTTCTCTTGTCAGGATTTTCATATCGATAAATATACCATATTTATATTCTATTTCTCCAATTATTCCACAAATTTCCAGTTTTTTTTTTCTCTCGATCTGATCAAAAAGAAGGACAATATCATAATCACTATGAGGTTTGAAATTACCTGTTACTCTTGATCCGAAAAAGTAACTACCTCTGAAATCTTTGAATTCGGATCGGATTTTTTTAATTAGAGATTTCAGAATTTCTCTATCTTTTTTTCTCATTTTTCTGCCTATCTTCTAATTCCTCGTCTCTGCACAAGCATTCTATTTCTCATGATGATCTCTCTTCCGGAACGCACCCAATGACTGGATTGCGTTAAATTCAGTTCTCTCTCTTTTTCCAGCAGATAATAAATCACTCCGACAAGAGCTGCTTTCAACTTTTTCTTTTTATCCAAAATTTCTCCTAAACCGGAATATTCCCATGTTTTTTAGGCGGAAGAGACTCTTTCTTGGTGATCATAATTTCCAGAGAAGCGATCAATCTCGATCTGGTTTCACTCGGTTTGATGACTGCGTCGATATATCCTCGCTCCGCAGCAATATAAGGCGTATTGAATTTCTCTTCATAATCCTGGATCAATTCCTGTCTTTTTGCTTCCGGATCATCTGCTTTTTTCAGTTCTTTTCTGTAAGTACCAACAATGTTGACTGCACCTTGTGCTCCCATCACCGCAATCTCCGCTGAAGGCCAGGCAAAAAGTACATCAGCACCAAGATGTTGAGAACTCATGGCAATATATGCTCCACCATAACTTTTTCGTGTGGTAACTGTAAGTTTGGGAACAGTTGCTTCGGAATAACTCCAGAGGATTTTTGCACCGTGTCTGATAACTCCGTTCCATTCCTGGTCTGTTCCGGGTAAATATCCTGGAACATCGACAAATGTCAGCAGCGGAATATTAAAAGCATCGCAGAACCTGATGAAACGAGCAATCTTATCAGAAGCATCTATGTCGAGACAACCTGCGAGCACCAGCGGCTGGTTGGCGATCACTCCAACAGATCTGCCGTTCAACCTGATAAATCCGATAACGGCATTTTGAGCAAAAAGTTCGTGAGGTTCAAAAAACTCTCCATTATCAGCGACCGCATGAATAACATCTTTAATGTCATAAGCAGCTTTGGGATTGTCCGGAATAAGTGTATCCAATTCAGGACATAAACGTTGAGGATCATCTCCAGTCATCATTATTGGGGGATCTTCCATATTATTATTTGGAAGAAAACCGAGTAACATTTTCATTTTCTCGATGGCATCTTCATCACTTTCACAGGCAAAATGTGCATTCCCGCTTTTAGTGTTATTAGTGATCGCTCCGCCAAGATCTTCAAAATCAGTTTCTTCTCCGGTAACGGTTTTTATTACATTCGGTCCGGTGATGAACATATAACTGCTGTTTTTTACCATGAACACAAAATCCGTCATTGCCGGAGAATAAACTGCTCCGCCTGCGGTTGGTCCCATAATTGCTGAAATTTGTGGAATTACTCCGGAAGCTCTGGAATTTCTAAAGAAAATATCTCCATATCCTTTTAAAGAATCGATTCCTTCCTCGACGCGAGCTCCTCCGGAATCATTCATTCCGATGATCGGAACTCCCGCTTTCATTGCCAGATCCATGATCTTTGTAATTTTCGCAGCATGTTTCTCACCCAGAGAACCTCCTCTCGAAGTAAAATCCTGAGCATAAGCAAAAACCGGTCTTCCATGAACCAGACCATGACTGGTTACTACTCCATCGGAAGGGACATCTGTAGTCGGCATATTGAAATTAGTAGAGCGATGTTTGACAAAGAGATCGATCTCTTTACCTGTTCCTTCATCAAAAAGCAGGTTCAGTCTTTCCCTTGCAGTGAGTTTATCTTTCTCGTGTTGTTTGGCAATACGGGCTTCTCCACCCATTTCTTTAATTCTATTTTCCCTCTGCATCAAATTTTCAATTTTTTCTCTTGTATTCATATTTTCTCCTGTTTCATCGATCTGGAATTTCTGATATTTAGCATTATTTATTATCTAATAAAACACCTTAATTCCAAATATTTTACCAATTTTATATGGACGGAACATCTGTCAAATACTCAATTTTTTCTGCTGCTCCTTTGTGTTTGGGATCGAGTTTGAGTACTTTTCTGAATAATTGTATCGCTTTAAAAATCTGGTGTTTTTGCAGATAAGCCAGCCCGAGATGGTATAGAGCAGAAACATGTTCAGGATAAGTCTCGATCACAAATTGCAGATCTTCTATGGCTTTATCTGTTTCCCCTTTGGATTTGTAAGCAATTGCCCGATGATAATGAATTATAAATGGTTCGGAAGTGTGTTCCAGCAATTTTGTATATTCTTCGATACTTTTTTGTTCATCACCAATATGATAATAACACAAACCCAACCAGTTGTGAGCCATATAGAGTTCAGGATCTGTTTCGATTATCTTTACGAAAATATCTATCGCCTTTGTGAATTGAGCAGCTCGGTAATGAGAAATCGCCAGACGATATGAAGCATAACCGAATTTCGGTTTATATTCTAGAACTTTATTATATGTCTTGATCGAATTATTTATTTGACCAAGCATAAAATATATATTTCCTAAATTCATTAAAGCAGGAATGCTTTCGGGATGAACTTTCAGGATTTTCTGATATTGTTCGATCGCCTTGCTGAGTTTTCCTTCCATCCTGTATTTCTCAGCTAAAGTAAAATTTTCGATTGCTGATTTCATTTGATTTTCCTTAATTTTTTTACCACAAAGAGATTAATATTCTTTGTGTTCTCTGATTTCATTTATTTGTTTTCCTTTTAATTTTTTCATTGTCATTCTGTGTAATCTTATCAAGGAATTCTTCCAAAGAATCTAAAACTTTCAGAAAAACCGAGATTAACATTTGTTGCAGATTCCTGATCTTGTAAGAATATTGTATGAATTCCGAGATTTAAAGAATTTAAGAAGAAATTCTTGAAAAATATCTTAAATTCCTCGTTTGTTACCGATGAAAGAATCCATCTATTTCCAGAAAGAGAAATCCTCATAATGATAGAATTACTACATATTTTTTATGATCTTATCTCCAAATTCTGATGTTTTCAGTTTTTTTGCTCCTTCCATTTGACGCTCGAGATCATAAGTTACGGTTTTGTTGGCAATAGTTTTTTCAAGAGCATTTTCGATCATGATCCCGGCTTCGTTCCAACCCATATATTTCAACATTAAAACACCGGAAAGAAGTAGAGAAGAAGGATTCACCTTGTCCATTCCGGTATATTTGGGAGCAGTTCCATGAGTAGCTTCAAAAAGAGCGATTTCATCTCCAATATTTGCTCCGGGAGCTAAACCAAGACCTCCAACCTGAGCAGCACAAGCATCGGATAGATAATCGCCATTCAAATTCGGAGTTGCAAGTACGCTATACTCATCAGGTCGAAGTAGAACCTGTTGAAATATCTGATCTGCTATTCTATCTTTGATCAGGATTTTATCGACGGGCATCCTACCATCGTATTTCTCCCAGAGTTCTTGCTCCGTAATGATCTCTTTTCTATATTCCTCTTTTGCCAGTTCATATCCCCAATCTCTGAATGCTCCTTCGGTAAACTTCATAATATTTCCTTTATGAACCAAAGTCACATTCGGCAGATTCTGCTGAATGGCATAATCGATAGCCTTTCTAACAAGTCTTTTTGTGCCTGTTACAGATATAGGTTTGATGCCGATTCCACTATCTTCACGAATATTTTTTCCCATAATATTGATCAGGAAATTGATCACTTTTTCTGCTTCCGGACTATCCTGTTGAAACTCGATCCCGGCATAAACATCTTCCGTATTTTCTCTGAACACAACAATATCCAGTTTATCAGGTCTTTTGACAGGTGAAGGAACTCCCTTGTACCATCTGACCGGACGAACACAAGCATAAAGGTCTAAAAGCTGACGCAAACTTACATTTAAGGATCTGAATCTTTTTGTAATAAATTCAGAACCGCATTTGATGCATTTTTCCGGTCTCTTCCCATCTTTCCCATTTTGCTCTTTTGCACAAACCAGGCAGACATAATCGAATCCTCCAACCGGTGTAGTCAAAGGTCCTTTGATCGCCACTTTGAATTCTCTGATCGCTTTAAGCGTGTCTTCAGGTAAAATATCATCATTTCCGTAATTCTGAAGAGCAGATAGTCCCGCATGAATTTGCATCCAGACTATTTTTTTCAGACTATCATAAGATTTCTTAACTGCTGCATCTATGACTTTTCTCGTTACTTTCCAGATATCCGGTCCAATCCCGTCTCCTTCGATGAATGGAATTATGGGATTGTCAGGAACATTAATTACTCCATTTCTAACTGTGATTTTTGCACCTTTAGGTGGTATTCTTATTTTTTCAAATTTCATTATTCCTCCTCTAAAATCGTGTTAATCCTCTCTATGAATTTTTGATGATATTCAGAACACCTCCTGCGATAAGAATTTCTCTTTCCCGACTGCTGAGTTCCAACTTAACTGTTAAATCAATATTTTTAGAAATATTCTGTATCACAAAAGTTTCTTCTTTTTTCACCGCCTGGATAACATTTTGAAACAACAATTTATCAGCTTGTTCCATTTTTTTATAATCGTTTTCATCTGTAAATAGCATGGGAATAATCCCGAAATTAATCAGGTTTGCCCAGTGTATCCTCTCAATAGATTTAGCAATAATCGCTTTTACGCCGAGATATGAAGGACAAATAGCAGCATGTTCGCGAGATGATCCTTGACCGTAGCTCAGACCGGCAACAATGATATTTCCGCGATCTTTCTTTTTATTGGAAAGACATCTTTCCGGGAATGTACTATCCACAGGCTCGAAAACGAATTCGGAATATTTGGGAATATTGGAACGATATTTCAGTCTGATACCAGCCGGCATAATATGATCTGTTGTGATTTTATCTCCGACCTTGAGCATCACATCAGCAGAAAAATTATCGAGTAGTGCTTCATTTACCGGCGGATTTCCAATATTAGGTCCTCGATAAATTTGAACATCCTCTTTCTGTTCTGAAGGTACTGTGATCATAGAATCATCAACAACAAAATGATCAGGAATTTTAATATGTGGTGGATCAAAATCCAGATCTCGGGGATCAGTTATTTCCCCGGTTAACACACAAGCTGCTGCTGTTTCCGGACTTGCCAGATAAATTCCGGCAGATTGCGTTCCGGAACGACCCTTGAAATTACGATTGTTTGTCCGCACTGAAACTGCATCGGTTTGGGGAGCTTGTCCATTGCCGATACAAAAACCACAGGCAGATTCCATAATTCTCGCTCCAAAGGCGATCAAATCTGCTAAAGCACCATTATCAGCGATCATTTTGAAAACCTGTTTTGATCCGGGCGCAACAACAAAACTCACCTCTTCTGGTAAATGTTTTCCTTTCACCATTTCAGCAACTGTCATCAAATCTTTATAAGATGAATTGGTGCAGCTTCCAACACAAACCTGATCAACTTTCATTCCTGCAAGATCTTTGACCAATTTGACATTTCCAGGACTGTGGGGAGTAGCCATTCTTGGCTCGAGAGAGGATAGATCAATGTCGATAATCCTGTCATATTCCGCATCTTCATCTGCCTTGAGTTCCTTCCAGCCGGATTCTCTCTCTTGAGATTTCAGGAACGAAAGAGTTACTTCGTCGCTGGGAAAAACGGAACTCGTAATTCCTAATTCTGCTCCCATATTGGTGATAGTTGCTCTTTCCGGAACACTCAAATTAGCAACTCCGGAACCTCCGTATTCAACAATCCAGCCGACATTTCCTTTGGTAGAAAGCAATTCCAAGATGTATAAAATCACATCTTTAGCAGCAACCCAGGGAGATAATTTTCCTGTTAAATTCACTTTGAGAACTCTTGGAGAGGGAATATAAAAGGGAAATCCTGCTAAAGCTCGAGCCACATCTAATCCTCCCGAACCGATCGCCAGCATGCCAATTCCACCTCCGGTAGGTGTATGACTGTCTGATCCAAGTAAAGTTTTTCCCGGTAAACCGAATCTTTCCAGATGAACCTGATGACAAATTCCATTGCCTGCTCGGGAATAATATATGCCGTATTTTCCAGCAATTGTTTGCAGGTATTTATGATCATCAGCATTTTCAAAACCCATCTGGCTGGTATTATGATCGACATAACTGACCGAAATTTCAGTTCTTATTTCCGGTATGTCCATTGCTTCAAATTCTAAATATGCCATTGTTCCAGTTGCATCTTGAGTAAGTGTCTGATCGATCTTGATGCCAATCACATTTCCTGCTTTTACTTCACCTTCAACGAGATGTGAATTTATTATTTTTTGAACGATATTAAATCCCATTTATAAATCCTCTGATAAATGTATCGTTCCCAATCGGGGATTGGGAACGATATTATTTAATTTAGCCTTTTTTATTTTTTTATAATCGGAGATTTCTCAAGAGAAAAGCAGGTAGAAATCTCTGCTTGGAAAACAATCTACTTCTTTTTCCTTAATTTCTCGGCTAACCATTCGTTCGTAACAGTTTTCGGTCTGATGATCGGAGCCTGTAATCCGCGAGCCATGATAGCTTGCGCACTGAATCCGAGTATCCTGGAAACACCGAACATGACAGTGTAAAAATCAAACATTGTTAATCCGTAATTAAAGAGCATGGAACCGGAAATAGCATCAACATTGGGATATGGATCTGCGATTTTTCCACCGCCATATTCCTTTAAAATTTCCGGAACAATTTCAAACAATCTCTTTACGATCTGAAATGTTTCTTCTTTGGGACAATGTTTTTCACCAAATTCATAAAAAGCTGTAAATCTTGGATCTGTTGCTCTTAATACGGCATGTCCGTAACCTGGAACTACTTTTCCAAGTTTTAAAGTTGATAAAACAAAATCAATCAATTCTTTTTTGGTAGGAACTTTCTCGAATTTTTCCTGAATAGACAGGACAAATTTCAGACATTCCTGATTTGCCAGACCATGCAATGGTCCTGCAAGTCCGTTCAAACCGGCAGCAGTTGATAAATAAAGATTTGAGAGAGCCGAATTTACAACCTTTGCGGTAAAGGCGCTGACATTCCCACCTTCATGATCGCAATGCAGGACCAGATAAAGACGGACTAATTTGGCAAATTCACCATCAGGATCAGGAATACCGAGCATGTTCGCAAAATTTCCACCCCAATCGAGACTATCATTATAAGGGATCAAATCACCAAGCGAATAGCGAATCCTGTAAATCCCTGCTGCGATTGCCGGTATTTTTGCAATAATTTCCAGAGCATCGTCGAGAGTTGCTTCCCAATAATCTGCCTTTCTCATTCCTTCGGCATATTTTGCTTTAAAAATTGAACCACCTTCCATTGCCATAATAGCAATACTGAACATGGTCATTGGATGAGTGTCTTTTGGTAAAGCATAAAGAACATCCCAGACATGCTCCGGAACTTCCGAGCGAATACGCAACTCTTCCTGAAGTTTTTCCAGATCAGGTTTTTCAGGAAGTTCTCCCGTACAAAGAAGATAAAATATCTCTTCCGGGATGGTATCGGTTAATTTTGCTAAAGGAATTCCCCTGATATGCAATCCCTTGTAAGGATCAACAAAAGAAGAATTACAGACCAAAGCCGTAACACCTCTCATTCCACCAAGCATCTGTTTTACGGTAACATTTCCGATTACGGTATCAGCGTATTTTGATAGAAATTCATTTTTGATATACGCTCTCATCTCGGGAATCTGACTTCTGATTTTTTCTCTAAGTCGTGACATTTAATCCTCCTTTTTTTACTTAGAAAATTGTTTTTTTTCGACCGATCTCTTTTTTGAAGATCATTGCCAAAAATTTATTTTAATTTCGACAATTTTATGTTCAAAAAAAGAAAATCCTGTTTTTTTGTGTCAATGAAAAAATATTTATTTATTTTATTTCTACTGTAATCCTTTACTATTATTAATTAAGATACAATTTAATGCCCTTGAAAATCAATCCTCAAATAACTTTATAAGAAGAATACACCGGTTGGAACATTTTGCTTTTAACGAATGTCAGCAGATCATCAGGTCTCTTTTCCCAGGCAATACCTTTCTGATATGCTATTTCACAAACAGCAACTGCAATCTGAGCAGAAATTTCCCTGATATCGTTCAAATCAGGATAAACTCTACCTTTTTTCAGGTCTTTCTCGCTAACGAGTTCAGCCAGTGTTTTAGCTGCTATATAAAACATCGAATCAGGAATTTTAGTTGCTTTACAGGAAATTGCTCCCAGACCGACTCCTGGAAAAATATACATGTTATTTCCCTGACCTGTGTAATATGTTTTTCCTTTAAATTCTATAGGTTTAAACGGGCTTCCACTGGCAAAAACAACTTTACCGTCTGTCCATTTATAGGCTTGTTCGGGTGAACATTCCGATTTTGAAGTGGGATTAGAAAGAGCGAAAATAACCGGAATCTCAACATGCTTCTTCATTTCACGAACAACCTGCTCATTAAACGCACACGGTTGTTTACTGACACCTACCAGAACAGTAGGTTTGACTGTTTTTACAACATCCAATAATTTTTTTTGGAATTTCCCTGATCTGGCATAAGGGATCTTATGTTCTGCTAATTCGTCTCCTCGAGTAGTAGTAACCAGTCCTTTACTATCCAGAAACCAGAAATTTTTTCGTGCCTTTTCTTTGGATAAACCTTCTTCAACCATCCCGGCAACGATCATATCGGCAATTCCAACAGCAGCAGAGCCAGCACCAAAAAACACAATTCGCTGATCGCCCAATTTTTCTTTGGTAATTCTCATGGCTGCTAATAATCCGGCAAGAGCAACACTTCCGGTTCCCTGGATATCATCATTGAAACAGAGTAATTTTTCTCGATATTTTTTTAATAATGGAAAAGCGTGGTCATTAGTAAAATCTTCGAATTGGATTAGAGCACGGGGCCATCTTTCATGAGCAGCGATAATAAATTCATCTAAAATTTCATAAAAATCTTCACCTTTTAAACGACGATGATTTTCGCCAAGATATAAAGGATTATCGAGCAGATCTTCGTTTTCCGTGCCGACATCGATCACGATCGGAAGAGTTTTGGAAGGATGGATGCCTGCACAAGCAACATAAAGAGATAATTTCCCAACCGGAATTCCCATACCGCTTGCTCCCAGATCACCTAAACCTAAAATTCGACTTCCATCGGTAACAACGATCACATCTACTTCATCAACAGGCCAATTGTTTATCCTCTTTTTTATTTCTCCCTTTCCTCTCGCTGAAATATACATTCCTCTTGTTCTTCTGAAAATATGACCGTACTGCTGGCAGGCAAGCCCAACTGTCGGTGTATAAATTATGGGAGTCATATCTTCTAAATTATTTAACAACATCGCGTAATAAAGAGTTTCATTTCTGTCGTGCAAAGCTTCCAGGAAAATATACTTTCCAATATCCGTATCTTTTCGACGATAATTTTCAGTTACTCTCTGGATTTGTTGTTTCAAGGTTGAGACATGGGGAGGTACTAATCCATAAAGATTGAAGTCCTCTCTTTCTTTTTCAGAAAACGCAGATCCCTTATTCAACATTGGATCGCGGATAAGATCTAAACCTTTTTTTGAAACTTTGAGTTCATTGTGAAATGACGGATTCTTTTTATGCATTTTTGTGGACATTTAAATTTTTTCCTTATTTTTCATTTCTTTTCATTCCTGAATTCCATCTGGGAATGTTGGTTTTATAATAATTTCATTTTGATTATCTTACTTGAAATAAAATTCCTTCTCCAAATTGTGTTTCTCACGAAACTTTTCAGGAGAATTTGAGAACAAGCAGAAATATCAATCATCAAAAAAAGCATCAAAATTGATACTTTTTTTAGATTTAATTTTTTCGCTGGTCGGGCTGTAAATATATTTATTTTTATGCAAAATTCGAGGAGCAACGCGGGGAACGGTCATACTGGCATCCATCAGGAACATGATCTTTTCGTTTCCTTTGATCTCGAGGGCTCTATCGATTGCTTTCTGCAGATTCCAATATCCTTTGATAAAAATGTTTTCCAGTAATTTCGGATCAAGTTTCGTGTAAGCCCACAAAGAAGCCCATTTCATAATTTCGGCAAGTTTAGCCGCTTTATGATAACCGAGTTTATAACCTTTGGAAATTTTATCAAAGACATCATCGGGATTTCGGGCTGAACTCATCAATTTTAAAAAAGTTTCTCCACCAACTCCTTTTCTACAGCTGGAAATCAGGATCATTATTCCGTTTTCGTTTAAAGCCAGTTTGCTATTATCGATCGCTTTCTGGGATTGGTAAAGATCGATGTCCATAGGATAAGGAGCAACTGCAACTACAATATCAGCCTTATCTTTGATCTCAACCGAGAAAACATCTTTTGCTTTTCCGGTAGCCATATTAAAAGCTTCGTGAGTTTCTCCGCAAACACAATAGTAAATTTTATGATCTTTGTTCAGAACGGTTTGAATTGAAAATATCTGTTTGTTTTTTGCAAGCAGGTCATATGCTTCTTTGATATCTTCCCGAACCGGATTTCCATCGGTTATCAGGGCTTTTGCAGTTGATTTCAAAGCCAGGGCATGATTTTGCTCGATAGTTTTAAAACCGGCAATTCCGGGTAAAAATGATTTTGCTCCGCCAGTATATCCGGCAAAATAATGAGGTTCGACAGAAGTAATATAAACTATCTTTTTTGCTTTAAAAACTAATTTGTCAAAATAAACTTCAGTCCCGTTTTGAGTCTTTCCGATAAAAATATTCTCGCTTTCATTTTTCGCATCATGAGATATTGTTTTATTCAGAAGTTCGGAATAATGATTGCCAAAAAGTTCGATGTATTCGTCTTTGCTCGCACCACGATGAGCACCGGTAGCAATTATAAATTTTATGTCTTTGTTTTTGATCTTACTCCATAAAAGATCAATTATCTTTGCATTCGGAGTTGGTCTGGTCGCATCGTTGATGATAAAAAGGATCGGTTCGTTACCTTTGATAAAATTCTCAAAGGAAGGTGAATTTAAGGGATTTTTTAAAGCTTCAGAGATCACTTCTTTTTCAGGACGAAGTTCGACGGTGTTCGGATAGACGATCTCTCCGACATTTTGTTTAGGGAGAGAAATATTTAATTCCTCTCCCCAATATGGAATATTTATCTTCATTTAGATCAATTTTTCAGATTCTATCTTCTCGATGGCTTCCCGGACTTTAGCTGCAGAAAGATGAAGCGCATCCTTCTCTTCCGTAGTCAGAGATAATTCAATAATTTCTTCGACTCCACCTCTACCTATTTTAATCGGAACACCGGAGAATAATCCGTCGATTCCGTATTCTCCCCGCAGATAAGCAGAACAAGGCAGAATTCTATTCCTGTTACGAACGACACACTCAACCATTTCGGCAGCAGAACTTCCAGGTGACCAGTAAGCACTTCCCGTTTTCAGATATGCGACAATTTCTCCACCTGCTTTACGAGTTCGGGTAACCAGTTTTTCTATTGTAGCTCTCGGTAAAAGTTCCGTTACCGGAATACCGTGAACAGTCGAATATCTTGGTAATGGTACCATCAGATCACCATGACCGCCCAGAACAAGAGCTGTTACATTGAGAGGACTCACACCCAGTTCATCAGCGATAAAATATCTGAATCTGGAAGAATCTAAAACACCTGCCATACCGATTACTTTTTTCAAAGCAAAACCTGTAACTTTCAGAGCAACATAAGCTAAAATATCAAGCGGATTTGTAACTGTAATGACAACCGCATTAGGAGCATATTTGGCAATTTCTTCCGAAACACTTTTCATGATCTTGACATTATCCTTGACCAAATCCTCGCGGGACATTCCCGGTAATCTCGGTTTACCCGCTGTAACCACAATTACATCCGAATCCTTGATCATTGACATCTCGGAATAGCCATTAATATAAACATCATATCTTCTAATAGGAGAAGCTTGTACGATATCCATTGCTTTACCTTTTGCCCAATCATCGACAATGTCTATTAATGTTATATTCGCAACTTTCTTTTCCGCCAGATAAAGGGCGCAGGCAAC
This window of the Candidatus Cloacimonadota bacterium genome carries:
- a CDS encoding citrate (Si)-synthase, with amino-acid sequence MSRLREKIRSQIPEMRAYIKNEFLSKYADTVIGNVTVKQMLGGMRGVTALVCNSSFVDPYKGLHIRGIPLAKLTDTIPEEIFYLLCTGELPEKPDLEKLQEELRIRSEVPEHVWDVLYALPKDTHPMTMFSIAIMAMEGGSIFKAKYAEGMRKADYWEATLDDALEIIAKIPAIAAGIYRIRYSLGDLIPYNDSLDWGGNFANMLGIPDPDGEFAKLVRLYLVLHCDHEGGNVSAFTAKVVNSALSNLYLSTAAGLNGLAGPLHGLANQECLKFVLSIQEKFEKVPTKKELIDFVLSTLKLGKVVPGYGHAVLRATDPRFTAFYEFGEKHCPKEETFQIVKRLFEIVPEILKEYGGGKIADPYPNVDAISGSMLFNYGLTMFDFYTVMFGVSRILGFSAQAIMARGLQAPIIRPKTVTNEWLAEKLRKKK
- a CDS encoding NAD-dependent malic enzyme, with the protein product MHKKNPSFHNELKVSKKGLDLIRDPMLNKGSAFSEKEREDFNLYGLVPPHVSTLKQQIQRVTENYRRKDTDIGKYIFLEALHDRNETLYYAMLLNNLEDMTPIIYTPTVGLACQQYGHIFRRTRGMYISARGKGEIKKRINNWPVDEVDVIVVTDGSRILGLGDLGASGMGIPVGKLSLYVACAGIHPSKTLPIVIDVGTENEDLLDNPLYLGENHRRLKGEDFYEILDEFIIAAHERWPRALIQFEDFTNDHAFPLLKKYREKLLCFNDDIQGTGSVALAGLLAAMRITKEKLGDQRIVFFGAGSAAVGIADMIVAGMVEEGLSKEKARKNFWFLDSKGLVTTTRGDELAEHKIPYARSGKFQKKLLDVVKTVKPTVLVGVSKQPCAFNEQVVREMKKHVEIPVIFALSNPTSKSECSPEQAYKWTDGKVVFASGSPFKPIEFKGKTYYTGQGNNMYIFPGVGLGAISCKATKIPDSMFYIAAKTLAELVSEKDLKKGRVYPDLNDIREISAQIAVAVCEIAYQKGIAWEKRPDDLLTFVKSKMFQPVYSSYKVI
- the larA gene encoding nickel-dependent lactate racemase, giving the protein MKINIPYWGEELNISLPKQNVGEIVYPNTVELRPEKEVISEALKNPLNSPSFENFIKGNEPILFIINDATRPTPNAKIIDLLWSKIKNKDIKFIIATGAHRGASKDEYIELFGNHYSELLNKTISHDAKNESENIFIGKTQNGTEVYFDKLVFKAKKIVYITSVEPHYFAGYTGGAKSFLPGIAGFKTIEQNHALALKSTAKALITDGNPVREDIKEAYDLLAKNKQIFSIQTVLNKDHKIYYCVCGETHEAFNMATGKAKDVFSVEIKDKADIVVAVAPYPMDIDLYQSQKAIDNSKLALNENGIMILISSCRKGVGGETFLKLMSSARNPDDVFDKISKGYKLGYHKAAKLAEIMKWASLWAYTKLDPKLLENIFIKGYWNLQKAIDRALEIKGNEKIMFLMDASMTVPRVAPRILHKNKYIYSPTSEKIKSKKSINFDAFFDD
- the mdh gene encoding malate dehydrogenase; amino-acid sequence: MKVSIIGSGNVGVACALYLAEKKVANITLIDIVDDWAKGKAMDIVQASPIRRYDVYINGYSEMSMIKDSDVIVVTAGKPRLPGMSREDLVKDNVKIMKSVSEEIAKYAPNAVVITVTNPLDILAYVALKVTGFALKKVIGMAGVLDSSRFRYFIADELGVSPLNVTALVLGGHGDLMVPLPRYSTVHGIPVTELLPRATIEKLVTRTRKAGGEIVAYLKTGSAYWSPGSSAAEMVECVVRNRNRILPCSAYLRGEYGIDGLFSGVPIKIGRGGVEEIIELSLTTEEKDALHLSAAKVREAIEKIESEKLI